TTGGAAAAAAGAAGTTTATCCTTTTTTGATATTTGAAAAATTCAATTATTATGGACCATACAGGAAACCTAGGCCCTGTTTgtccataaaataaaaaaaaatatttcaaaaacgtgtttgtccatgaaattttacaagtttttaaaattcttttgcaaataagtttttcaaaaaccaaaaagtGATTTTAAcctctttttcaaaattttcagaaatacTTTTTTCTCCACTTACAAAACTGTAATACCTTTTCAAGTAACATGTATatctaaaaataattttaaattttaaatattatttttcaactttaactccaaatactatttttttttaaaaagaattataCTAAGTCCAGAGGCCTATATAATTTTACCTTTTTGAGTTACGTTAAACAAGTCAAAAGATAAGAACCAGTTGTCAACTCTTAATGGGCAGCTGTAGGGGAAAACATGATGGTGTCCAGAAAAGTGAAACACTTAATTTACCAAATAGGCTCAGTAGGGACATCATTTAGAGAAAAGAAACGAAGACCAATGCAATAAATGgttaaaataaggaaaaacaaaagtGGCCTTTGAAAGACGGGTGGCATGTGTCCAAGCAGAAGATGTACATTAGATTACAACACAAAACTTTTCTAATTCACTTAAGAAGATGTACATCAGCCAGGCATGTTGATGAAACAGCCTCCTTAAGCAACTTAACTGTTGCGTCTAATACAAATAAATATATAAGAGATCTCAAAAGCAATTCAAGCATAGAGCTTCACTAGTGTATACCATGTTCCGATCCCCCTCAGTCAAACACTTCCAATCTACGTAAAATATACAATAATGGCTGTCAATTGACTCGATCACTTCTATATTTTGAGTCTAAATCTTCGGTCAAAGAGTCAAATCCGGTGACGTGATATCGATCTTTTCGAATTCCATTAACTTAgtagtccaaatatataattagtttctcAAATCCAGTTTAGGAGCTAAATAGGGCTAACAATTTCAATTTGTACTCATCTAATCCAATGTTATAGAGGCTTAAATACATGCATAATCATTAAAATTATTACCTCTGATCAAACTGACGATCCTAGCTCATTTGTTATCCCGACCTATAGCTAGTTGCTCTATAAATGGAGAAAATTGATCTAAATCGTGAAAGATCAGTTTTTTTTTTATAGTCAAGGAACCCTCGCGATCACAAGACTCCTATCTTGTTGGCGGTCCAAGCCCGTGTCCATAAATCTCACGGTCACGGACCTTCTTGCCTAGGCTATCCTTTATTATCGCGGTTACACTATCAGGATTACATCAGGTGTAGGCTAAGTGGCTCAACTTCGCGATCGAGGTACTATACTCTGCGTTCACATATATTAACTGAGTAAACCTCTTCCTGGTCACACCCTCTTTGCCTTCAGTCGTGATACCTCTCCAGATTACACAAGCGCGCGATCTAGTTGTATTGTATATCTGAAATTATAGCTTCTATTTTTAAGTAAGGTAGTCAAGTGCCAGTCATATGACCCTTGAATTTGGGTCGTAAGAACAACAAATTTCCTAAAAGGATTCTCTTCATTTTACATTAACTGGATCTTTGTTATTTGAAAACAAATTTTAGTATGGCaatcaaaaaaaaaacaaaaaaacaaatacaCAATAAGAATAAAAAGAGAGACTAGAACTTACAGGTAGTATCGAAAtaacaaatataaataaaaaaatagtcagtCTATATTATAACAATTTCATAAAAGGATTACTCTATTTATACTTTAAATAAGTTACAATTTATAACATAAGTTATATGTAAATCACCTAAGcgaaaagaaataaaatattcaTAAATTTAAGTTTTTTAATCAAAGTGGAAAGGAAATATAATTTACACACAAATAACATTCATGTattacacaagtctaaaaaatcTTTTCTTCTTCCAACACTTGTTCAATTTTCACGACTTCAAGTTCCGTTTAATAATTTTTACTTATCTATGTAATATTATGAACCTAATTATAATTATTAGATAGGTTCTCTCTCTTAAAAAAAAAAGAGGTAGGTTCTCATTTAATTACATATCTTAAATATAATTAATAATtgaatacaaaataatatattagGTTCAATCTTTCCATTTTCTCTCTCGCGTCTCCATTTTGTCTCTCTTTCTTTCTCTTCCGTACGCTTCCCAAATAGAACACGATAATTGTTGttctattcaaatttttagatgCTGCAATTTCAAGTTTGTTCACTAAAatttaattataattattaaaaagCTTTGAACCTTTAAACTCGAATATTAGATTTTGCAAAAGTATTATTTAATTGAATTAGATATTATTGCAAATGATCGAGAATCTCATttgaagtttatatctcaatttagAGGTAGTTTAGTCAAGATTCGGGTCAGATTTGGTTGGAATCcatcaaaagctccaaaaacacCTAATAAAAAAGTTCAATATTTTGAATTCGAAAATCGAGTTTTGATTTTTGATAGGATATTGTTAAAATTATTTTGAATTCGCAATATATTTTTGTACCAAGTACGATGGCAGTGCAAAAATTGTTTACATTATCACCGACTACGATATAGGGGACATCACCATTCACCTATTACGCACTGATGCATATGGCAACCAATATGATTAATTATCATCAATTAATGCTGGTTAATTGGTGTCATAATCCATTTTAAAATTTCGATTAAGTAGACCTAATATATTCCATGCACTCCCTAAAAGAGTTGTACAAAACTCAGAAAAGCTTGTTGCTAGTGATGAACGAATGCGTATATACTCATGAGACAATCTTAAATAATAGTATGATGTAAAGCTATATCCAGTCTTCCAACTGATGAAGATAGTCTTAATTTATGTACTATTTGATATCCAAACAAGCAAGGATATAAATAGAGTCTAATCTAATTGTAGAAAATAAATTTgggtcgagaaaataaaatcaagaccgaaaaatattgcaacaatcgtattattttatttcaaatatttaagtgtACAATCTGTATGAAttctctgattcttcttttcaatagtaaataaatccaagggcctttgagcttgatcttgaatctatatttattttcacgaacgatgatcttgaattcaactagcacgaactttgatttgaactcgtactccttgaatcttgacttgtttttcgttcttgagcttgaacttgatttcttgaacttgaacttgattgcttgaagcttgaaacttgtagagaaatttgcggcgtttgatccacgagctctctcttgcttcttgttttAACTTCTGGTCTCTTTTCTatgttatgaagacccctatttatagttgtggaagggaggagttgtgataagaacaaactctttccgaccaatcaaattaaaGTGTGACATGACtgtatttgattggccagaacatgtcacttgcacacgtggcgtggtttcattggccttttaatgtgacttggcatgccttgtcattttgagacGTGGCATGATCccattggctcttccgtttgacttggcgtgccacgtcatttgacacgtggcaccaaactgggcctctaggaagatgatatcTTGAGTTTAATTAAGTGAGtccatcactttagcccaatggATAAGACTTATTTGTTTAATCTATATATGTTGGACTTATATAACTAATCTAATTATATAGCCcaatttatttgaactaatacatcttgaatttaaaatatagtccaaattattttacaaatttaattccaataaaatttatatgcctataCTAATATCTAACTGATTTAGAATATGAATTACAGAACATGATCTAATCAAATCCTGTAGCCCAAACTAGAGAAGATGCCCGGCTATAATGATGTAGCTAATAAGGTTTGTATcttaggcccccaaatttggGGTCCCCGTTTTGTAGAAATAATAGTTTTATAGGTATttagataaaaataaaatttagtaCTTTTAGTACAAAAGTAGACTTTCTCATATAAAAGAAAATACGTTTTTTTTTTTAGATAAGTAAACAAAGTAACCGTTTGGCTTACTTAAAAATGGGTAGAAATGACACTAGATAGCCACTTTGAATGAGTGCTATTTAGAAATTAGTCAGTGCGTCCTGAATTACAATTTTTTAGCTTAATTTTTTGGAACAAAAGTGTCCTGAATTGTCctaaaattaagatttttagtttaaaatttcaggacaaaataagtatCGGCTAATCTCTAAATAACATCCCTAGAAATGGCTATCTATGCACTTGCCCCTAAAAATGGCTAGTTTGAATAATTTttatcggaattgatttgacaaGAAAAATAGTATAAGTAGAACtatatactcaatcaaataaaaaggcTTAATTCCTTTTCAAATATTTATATTTACATAATAGTGTTAACAATTCTTATAACAGATGCCTCATCGGAAAtaagttttttaaatttaaaattgatAAATCTTAgtaagatcaacaatgtctcaagaaAGATTAAATGAATTGCCTATATTATCAATTAAAAAGTAATTATTAGAAGAAATCGATTATaacaaaattattaataactttgcatctCAAAAAGCTAGAAGAATATatgtcaaataaaaatatatattataatcttcaaaaagaataaaattagACATCATATTAACATTTGACTTTAGCCACaccttttgaaaatatattgctaGAGGAGATCTACACATTCTAATAATTATCGCGCCACGGAAATAGTATCTCATTTGCAAAGGCACGGAATCTAGTTTGAACATTATGTTGTTCGAGTTTAGAATTCCTCAATAATCTATTTGATTTGCTAGTTTCAAACTTTATTACGTATTtatacttatttaataaatagtttaacaaattcaataaagGTCAAGCCAAAAGTATTCGGTTCAATTGACTTCATGACTCCTCGCCTACATCCGCCCTTCTCATCTGATAGGCATAATGTCAAAAACAATGCCACAATAGCAGttcaataaaatgaaaagagtaGATATATTTAATTGATGTGTCAAACTCTTTTTTAATAATATAGTGAAACACGTCATATAAACTGAAAATTGTAAAATTTAATAAAAACGTTTATATACTTCAATTACTTCTCTTTTTTAAATGCTTCAAAGAAAATGACAGTGTCAGTGGTCTAGCTATATAACAGCTCAATTCACTGGGATTTGCCTGTTATTATCAAATTAATTAGAACCCCTTTCTCTTAGAACTCTGTTTAGGTATTAGGGAGGGGAGGACATCGTAAACTCGCAATTGACTCCTTTGGGTAAACTTCGTAACATTAAGAACCCaccttattttttgtttttttatcacTTCTGTAAGAATATAGGGGTATTTTTAATGACGGGATTCTTTTGGTATCTCATTTGGTTTAAATCTCAATTCTAAGGAAGTTTAACGAAAGTTCGAGTTGGTTTTGGTTAGAAACCATTAGAAGTttcattgacaaccattaaaaagtttcAACATTTTGGATTCGAAAATTGAgttttgaaaaattagtatttttttattGGATATTGTTGAAATTATTAGGAATATCCTTTGAAACTTATATCGAAATTTTAAAATGGATTATGCCACTAATTAACCAGCATTAATTGATGGTAATTAATCATATTGGTTGCCAACAGTACGTAGTAGATGAATAGTGATGCCCGAATCAGGGGCGGATCTACCTATATGGGTCGGGGTGGTGCACCACCCGCACGCTTCGGAAAAAAATCTTAAAAAATATGTTGATATTCATATAAAATAGATTATATATACAAAGTGGCACCAGAACTACACAAACGGCATGTGCGTGGCATGGTTCGATGTTGCTTTTGAAGTCTCTCATTTACTTCACGGGGTTGAGTTCAATTCCCTCCTCTATCtattcttccttttctttttcctctttttattAGTGTGATATGCTTACTAAATcttatcttctttcttttttcaaaatGTCTTTACAAGCCTTCATTTTGTTTCCTAAaattatatcttatttcataagCAATTTCTTTCGATACGGAATTTTAAAATTCTAGGTAAtatatattttctctctttttagtaatacaacattaatttatatattggagTATAATTTGAGTAGTATTATTTATTACTATTCTTTTTGAAAAAAAGTCCTGATTAATATAGATTTTTAATTGATTCTCATAGATTGAGAATTTAAAAATTTGGCTTTGAAAGTAATTGTCATATAACTCAACtattaaattgaaaaaattaACCCAAGAATAATAATCAATTAATCAAATCAAACAAAAATTAAATAGTAATTAAGCTATTCTTTAAGAAAATTCTCTAATTGGAGGCGTACTttcaagattttttttaaaataattttatcctagaaaataattaaatcaagTGTAAAAAGAGTCGAACTAAGATCGAACATATTtcctttttaaaataaaagactTAAGTggattaaccaataattaactgAATCATCCATTCTTTGTCTTTCTAGCTAGTGGTAGGTATACTATATACATATATTGGCACTCGCAACCTTCAAATTCGAGATTCACCTCTAGCCCTAATAGTACCAATGATTAAATATGTATCATACTTTTTTTTCCCTTTCTCTcctctttttctctctctttgtTTTTACTTTCCAATCTATTAGGGAAATTACTTGAAAATCAATAACATGCAACTTCTGATAGCAAGCTGAAGCATGCCCCTAACCTACAAAAGATGGCAAGCAACATAAAACTATAAAATTATGAAGTGTGTGTACAGTTAGTGTACATAAGTTAAGGATATGAAGTTTTGAGAGTACACGAAATTCTTCTCTAAGAACCCAAACAGATTAAGGATCAGCATTCATTTATTGTTAAATATTCATAGATGAGTCCACAAAAAGAGAGGTCAGATAGTAAATCTTATCGATTCTTCAAAAAGCATCCAAGCAAATTATTACAGGGCTATAGCCTATATACAACATccaaatatatatacacaaaatTCTAGACTTggcaaaaatatgtatttgagaTATTAAAAAACTAAATCCGCCTAAGCTCGGGCATTACCAGCAGCAACCAAGGATAAGAGATTAAGTTGGTTCACGAGGACGGGCAGCCCAGAGTGAACTCAGAGCACGAAGACGTTGAAGATACTCCCCGAAAGCAAGTAAGCCTTTAGCTGCTTGGCGTGTTGTCAAAATAATAGACATTTGCTGTAGTGTTTGTTGGCGTAGGTGGTCCGCCTGTTTATTAATCATATGTTATCATTCAAGAAAGTATCAACTTCCATGTGTATAGAATCACACACttcttttatgttattttgtCCCCACAACGTAATGGCCTTATATATAAGCGTGCAAGATAATGAAAGTGACACAAACCTGGTTAACAAAGCTTTCCAATGCTTCTAAATTTTCCATAGAAGAAACCATTTGGGAACTGTAATTTCCAGCTCCTGTGGTCATATTTAGGATGCTCTGGGCCAGAGTCTGCTGAAGTTTATCCATTCCTTGTGTTAGAGCATCTTCTGCTTGCTGGCAACAGTGTCGCAGATTACAGACTTTAATGATTTGCTGATCGGTCAAGGGCTCGAGTTGTGGCATCACCACCTGTTAAGTTGATATACAATTAGAAATTCTCGCGTTCATTAAATGTTCGGCAGGCAGAATGTGAAGGAAAGAAAAACATAATCATGATTTGAGTACTAACATAGCCATATATAAACATAGCTGCAGCACCGAATGTAAGTTCCCACAGAAAATCAGTAGAGGAAATCAATAAGTTTCATAAGATAGGAACGCGCTTAGTTTCAGGAAATTTATGTATGAAAGACGCTACGAGACACTCGTAAGCAGCAAGTTAttgtaaaatatattaaaaaagaaaagcaGTAAAAATGCACCAGGGATTACATTTATGAGATCTGATGGCTTGAATCCTCCAATCCAGAGGAAAAAGCGCTCCACGGAAGTTCTCCACATCCCAGACATCAAGTAAAACACATCAGCCTTGGCAGCGTCAGCTTTCATTCGGAAGAGATTGAAATAGTGGCTTAAGACATTTTCTACCAGCAACTGAAGCTCCATTTCGCTTACAGGAGACTGCAAAATACTCCGCAATTCTGCATTCTTTTTTTGTTGCTCTTCAACCCATTGGCTGTATTCCATCTCAAATGCAGCTATTCCTGTATAGGGATTCATAACTTAGTAACAAAGTCAAGGAGAGAGTACAAGCACTTCTCCAACAAGTCAATGAACTTCCTTCGAAACAGGTGATTAACTAGCTAACAATACATCAAAGTGGGCTATTATTCTACTCTAATAGCATGGAATTATCAGCTAACAGAATACCAATGATTTGAGCGCACTTTTAGTAAGAGGACAATGTGAAACATAAACTAATGAAACACTGTATTTAGTCTATACTTTCACTAACTTTAGAAGGATGGCTAAGTGTACTTTCAAGATTTTGATGGAACAATGAAAAAATATGCAAATTCTTTCTCATTTGGATACGTTGAGATCTGTTAACAGAACAGTTTCCTACAGAGTAAAGGCACATATATGCTCAAGAAAACAAATTTAAACTCTGCACCTATAAACTGTTTTCTTATTGTCATAAGCATCTTGCAGGTTAAAATAAACAATGGGCAGTGAGAAACGAAAACGTGAAATTTTCCATAGTTTAAACGTCAAATTGGTAGATCACTCAACACAGATCAGTAGTTGCTATAATGATGCATAAATTATTGAGTGACAATTCCTCTATCCCCACACCTGGATTAATTGTTCCGAGTAGCCCCATATTACTATTTGAACCTAACATGTATAGTCCCTGCAATAAGCCATTTCGTAATGTCAAAGAACATGATGAAATCCAAAATGAGAGCACAGATATATGTTTTTAATAGTATGAAATATGCAAGGGATGATGTCCCTAACCTGCTGTCTAGCTCTCTCGAGCTCTAACTCAAGTTGCGCCAGCTTCAAACGGCTTGTTTCCAGCTGCTGAACATAAGCCTGTGAAAACGGCAAAGAAAGGAAACAAGAGGAACTTTATGACTAAAAGTTTCCTAAACATTTACAGCTGCAACGAATTTTATGACTAAAATTTCCTTTACCTTTTTCCGCATACGGCTTTTACGGGCAGCTTCACGATTTTGTGCTAAACGTCGTTGTACCTGTCATTCCATATGAACATATATTACCTTCCACATCAGAGGTTACTCTTTCTATTTATTCATTTGGATAAATTTGCACAAAATGTGGAAGTGCTCTACTTAAGGATGGTTCATTCGGAGGTTTCAATAATTTCCATAGGATACATAAACCCAAAAAACCCACCTTTTCTGAAGTACTCCTCGGTGTTTGATTATCCCCAGAGCCAGAGGGCATATGTTGTTCACCAGACGTATATCCCGACTACAGTAACCAGCGGAAGATATCAGCCTGAAAACTACATTAGCTAGAATTTTATAAGCCAAAACAAGGATATATGTTGCCTTACCTTGTCATCTGGCCTGTCGTTTGGCTGTGAAACCATACATGGATCAGCGCTAGGCATAATGTCGCCTCTAAATGCGTCTTCCCACACGCTCATCTGGTGAAACGGTTCATATATACCCATCCTTCTTGTGGGGGCAAATTGAGTTGTTGGAGAAGTCATGTTCATGGCCTGAATTCAGAAACAGAAACACCAAAATTACATTAATTACATGCGGCTTTGAGATTA
This region of Nicotiana tomentosiformis chromosome 4, ASM39032v3, whole genome shotgun sequence genomic DNA includes:
- the LOC104090928 gene encoding transcription factor TGA1-like, whose product is MNMTSPTTQFAPTRRMGIYEPFHQMSVWEDAFRGDIMPSADPCMVSQPNDRPDDKSGYTSGEQHMPSGSGDNQTPRSTSEKVQRRLAQNREAARKSRMRKKAYVQQLETSRLKLAQLELELERARQQGLYMLGSNSNMGLLGTINPGIAAFEMEYSQWVEEQQKKNAELRSILQSPVSEMELQLLVENVLSHYFNLFRMKADAAKADVFYLMSGMWRTSVERFFLWIGGFKPSDLINVVMPQLEPLTDQQIIKVCNLRHCCQQAEDALTQGMDKLQQTLAQSILNMTTGAGNYSSQMVSSMENLEALESFVNQADHLRQQTLQQMSIILTTRQAAKGLLAFGEYLQRLRALSSLWAARPREPT